A genomic stretch from Mycosarcoma maydis chromosome 3, whole genome shotgun sequence includes:
- a CDS encoding putative methylglutaconyl-coa hydratase: protein MLRLRPVATSACSAASLLHRSAACYPRSAIRCYSTSIGPTQLVSLDTLSDIAKTEHGSASPYDEHISVLTLNRAPAKNAISKALLAEMDQHVTSLLTSSTVRTLLIRSSVSGTFCAGADLKERKGMSKAEVDAFLLGLRKVFTNVSRLPMPTIACLDGLAMGGGLELALTCDLRIAGPAATRLGLTETKLGIIPGAGGTSRLTRLVGAARAKELIFSAKLVDAVEASRIGFVDIVAQEGDDTAAFNKGVQLARSFAKNGPLAVRAAKLAIDKGEQMDPETALDFERQCYETILGTKDRLEGLKAFAEKREPEYRGE, encoded by the exons ATGCTGCGATTACGACCTGTTGCAACGAGCGCTTGCTCCGCTGCCTCTCTACTGCATCGCTCTGCAGCATGCTATCCTAGAAGCGCGATCCGCTGCTACTCTACAAGCATTGGCCCAACACAGCTAGTGTCGCTGGATACTTTGTCCGACATCGCCAAAACCGAGCATGGGTCGGCTTCGCCATATGATGAGCACATTTCGGTGCTGACGCTCAACCGTGCGCCTGCCAAGAATGCCATCTCGAAGGCACTTTTGGCGGAGATGGATCAACACGTCACGTCGCTGCTCACCTCGTCTACGGTTCGAACGCTGTTGATCCGCTCTTCCGTGAGCGGAACGTTCTGCGCCGGTGCAGATCTCAAGGAGCGCAAAGGAATGTCAAAAGCGGAAGTGGATGCGTTCTTACTGGGCTTGCGGAAAGTGTTCACCAATGTGTCACGATTGCCGATGCCTACGATTGCCTGTCTCGATGGATTGGCTATGGGCGGAGGGCTGGAGCTCGCGCTCACGTGTGATCTGAGGATTGCCGGACCCGCAGCAACGAGGCTGGGCTTGACCGAGACAAAGCTTGGCATCATTCCTGGCGCCGGCGGAACGAGCAGGTTGACCAGATTGGTGggagctgctcgtgcaAAAGAGCTCATCTTCAGTGCCAAACTCGTTGATGCGGTCGAGGCAAGTCGAATCGGGTTtgtcgacattgtcgcTCAGGAAGGTGACGATACAGCTGCCTTCAACAAGGGAGTACAGCTTGCAAGATCGTTCGCTAAGAATG GACCACTAGCGGTGCGAGCTGCTAAGCTTGCGATCGACAAGGGCGAACAGATGGACCCTGAGACGGCGCTTGACTTTGAGCGCCAATGCTATGAGACGATTCTTGGCACCAAGGATCGTCTGGAAGGGCTCAAAGCGTTTGCTGAAAAGCGGGAGCCCGAGTACCGAGGCGAGTAG
- a CDS encoding uncharacterized protein (related to 4-coumarate-CoA ligase) — protein sequence MLQVVRSLLYRLLDLLYAFVEHLPFSSSAIPSTRQESSSTFTAQPLLLYAAILVVSLFVLNVFRAALTDYHRKFYLEPSTMIIKSPHVFTAPTNYTLPEFLFKPIDIAACKERANDPLLYPAEPEVTGRPDAKPLSLVDVREYATNLASALISGSTESGRKYGKGDVVGINAANTHDYLACALGIMMTGASVALFNPSYKPIELAHQIRMVKATAVITTAASYKSTQEAAQQAAVKGEDSLEHLATPPEILVFEESHDVSISKILKVGKDELPETRTLLDNVKLDPKTTTAVFCFSSGTTGGPKAVMLSHYAIVANIIQASFAMLDRVNDPLIDEDNWYAGGRELLLGYFTTRVSETWNTAADAVNTVTEKLGGVQLAPRLSRGEFHLGLLPLFHCYGLLMGFMNLHTATPTIVLPRFALDVFLATVQRHRITFCFVVPPILLALAKHPSVANYDLRSLTKVSSGAASLPHELRLAVKKRLGIDSTDGYGMSEMSPLVCSQNTKDIEHYPGTVGQLVPGTEAKVIGPDGKEVGFDEEGELCLRGPQMMQGYLNNDEANVKTFIPSIDDPGRFLRTGDIVKVNKDGFVTITDRLKDVIKYNGFQVPPSELEAIMFKEDRVGDCAVLGVPDQEGTELPWAFVVLSPKTKEEIGDDEDKKNQLEKELLDFVNQRVNANYKKLRGLTWLDALPKSASGKILKKDIRAMVEQHKLSARK from the coding sequence ATGTTGCAAGTCGTTCGCAGTCTCTTGTACCGCCTCCTCGATCTCTTGTACGCCTTTGTCGAACACTTGCCCTTCTCATCCTCCGCCATCCCCTCAACTCGGCAAGAgtcaagctcgaccttCACCGCTCAACCTCTCCTGCTCTACGCAGCGATTCTTGTCGTCTCACTCTTTGTTCTCAACGTCTTTCGAGCGGCGCTGACCGACTACCACCGCAAGTTTTACCTAGAACCCAGCACAATGATCATCAAGTCACCCCACGTCTTCACCGCCCCTACCAACTATACTCTTCCCGAGTTCCTCTTCAAGCCCATCGACATCGCTGCATGCAAGGAGCGCGCAAACGATCCCCTTCTCTACCCTGCTGAGCCCGAGGTCACGGGTCGTCCCGATGCGAAGcctctctcgctcgtcgatgtgCGCGAATATGCCACCAACCTCGCCTCGGCGCTCATCTCGGGTTCCACCGAGTCCGGTCGCAAGTACGGCAAAGGTGATGTGGTTGGCATCAATGCCGCCAACACACACGACTACCTCGCCTGCGCACTAGGTATCATGATGACTGGCGCAAGTGTTGCTCTCTTCAATCCGTCTTACAAGCCCATTGAACTCGCACACCAGATTCGAATGGTCAAGGCCACCGCTGTCATTACCACCGCAGCTTCGTACAAATCCACTCAGGAGGCCGCTCAACAGGCTGCCGTGAAGGGTGAAGACAGCCTTGAACACCTCGCTACACCTCCTGAAATCCTTGTGTTCGAGGAGAGCCACGATGTTTCCATCTCCAAGATCCTCAAAGTGGGAAAGGATGAGTTGCCAGAGACCCGTACATTGCTGGACAATGTCAAGCTGGACCCCAAGACCACCACGGCTGTCTTTTGCTTTTCCTCGGGTACCACCGGTGGTCCCAAGGCGGTCATGCTCTCGCACTATGCCATTGTGGCCAACATCATCCAGGCTTCTTTTGCCATGCTCGACCGTGTCAACGACCCTCTCATTGACGAGGATAACTGGTACGCTGGCGGCCGAGAACTTCTCCTCGGCTACTTTACTACTCGCGTCTCCGAAACCTGGAACACTGCTGCCGATGCGGTCAACACCGTCACCGAAAAGCTCGGTGGTGTCCAGTTGGCGCCTCGTCTCAGCCGTGGCGAGTTCCACCTGGGTCTCTTGCCTCTCTTCCACTGCTACGGTCTGCTGATGGGCTTTATGAACCTTCACACAGCTACACCTACCATTGTGCTGCCAAGATTTGCGCTTGACGTCTTCCTGGCCACCGTCCAGCGCCATCGCATCACTTTCTGCTTTGTCGTCCCACCGATCCTCCTCGCTCTTGCCAAGCATCCTAGTGTCGCCAACTACGACCTTCGCTCGCTCACCAAAGTCAGCTCTGGTGCTGCATCACTCCCACACGAACTGCGCTTGGCAGTCAAGAAGCGTCTGggcatcgactcgaccgACGGCTACGGCATGTCGGAAATGTCGCCCCTCGTCTGCAGTCAGAACACCAAGGACATCGAACACTATCCGGGTACCGTCGGCCAGCTTGTACCTGGCACCGAAGCTAAAGTGATCGGTCCGGATGGCAAAGAGGTGGGCTTTGACGAGGAGGGCGAACTCTGCCTGCGAGGACCCCAAATGATGCAGGGTTATCTGAACAACGATGAAGCCAACGTCAAGACGTTCATCCCGTCCATAGACGATCCCGGCCGCTTCCTGCGCACGGGCGACATTGTCAAAGTGAACAAGGACGGCTttgtcaccatcaccgaTCGTTTGAAGGATGTAATCAAGTACAATGGTTTCCAAGTTCCACCTTcggagctcgaagcgatcaTGTTCAAAGAGGATCGAGTGGGCGACTGCGCGGTGCTCGGCGTTCCGGATCAAGAAGGTACCGAATTGCCATGGGCTTTCGTCGTCCTCAGCCCCAAAACCAAAGAAGAGAttggcgacgacgaggacaagaagaaTCAACTGGAAAAAGAGttgctcgactttgtcaaCCAACGCGTCAACGCCAACTACAAGAAGCTTCGTGGTTTGACAtggctcgatgcgcttccCAAATCCGCTTCGGGCAAGATCCTAAAGAAGGACATCCGAGCCATGGTCGAACAGCACAAGTTGAGCGCTCGCAAGTAA
- a CDS encoding uncharacterized protein (related to acid sphingomyelinase): MKVVASLAAVLGLVQLAASSPARFAARNDATTPSSDAMAGGFELQTSAYTASSAFPTSIFASYYNDPKSMTAEPRPIVTDVARHSVFSDLLANPTILPLGPSPSEAIYPVATGAASPEIASKVRKQLTDIFASSGTNCTKCASALKVGQTLARQSPQEVPSMLVELCTKYSYKSASSCAKTYAPQVLGSVYTQVLSYADFTSPDSTDAQYICNIVVGSSTSNCTLPKPRHLDETFFDKWFHGKRTPPSSYNTNVGTPTKNGKHLRVLHMSDIHIDPRFFVGGEASCTNGRCCRADAYNSTLSSGNFRQGTLPKSNISEVSNYWGNFHCDTPWSLTLSTLEAVTPLNGGEQVDMTIHTGDMVVHDLAQYISQDLVKYTHQSLYDSIRAMLGKGPVFNAIGNHDSSPSDFASQGALPDGRSDQLSWDWDNLARLWEAEGWFDHAEAEQVRSHYAGYSVTPRKGLRIIAINTDFWYKNNVFNMIHTQNPDFSGSLRFLTDELFHAEERGERVWIVGHVLTGWDGSNPLDNPTNLFYQVVDRFAPHVVAHIFFGHTHEDQFNIFYANNGTSKAAGFAKAVSFMAPSVTPGNNVNPALRIMHVNASTYEVMDYHQFYTPVPTFANLASTSHGPVYEYLYSARSAYSNFSASDANSSHSIGGDAIWPSNVPLNATFWAKLTEEMAVRKHLVQQFTVYQGRNSPKSPECTTDDCVSAKICYMQSGSAILGKQCKQGFGSVQS; the protein is encoded by the coding sequence ATGAAGGTCGTCGCATCTCTAGCTGCCGTACTGGGCCTTGTGCAACTGGCTGCATCCTCACCTgctcgctttgctgctcgtaACGATGCTACAACACCCTCATCTGACGCCATGGCAGGTGGTTTCGAGCTGCAGACATCGGCCTACACAGCATCGAGTGCCTTTCCAACTTCCATCTTTGCTTCGTATTACAACGACCCCAAGTCCATGACTGCTGAGCCTCGACCTATTGTCACCGATGTCGCACGCCATTCGGTCTTCTCGGATCTCCTCGCCAACCCCACCATCCTCCCTCTTGGTCCGTCGCCTTCGGAAGCCATCTACCCGGTAGCCACTGGGGCTGCTTCTCCCGAGATTGCTTCTAAAGTACGAAAGCAGCTCACCGATATCTTTGCTTCATCCGGTACCAACTGTACAAAGTGCGCCTCTGCGCTCAAGGTTGGCCAGacgctcgctcgccaatCTCCCCAGGAAGTGCCCTCAATGCTAGTCGAACTGTGCACCAAGTACTCGTACAAGTCTGCCTCGAGCTGTGCAAAGACGTACGCACCGCAAGTGCTCGGCTCCGTATACACTCAGGTTCTCAGCTACGCCGACTTTACATCACCCGACAGCACCGACGCACAGTACATCTGCAACATCGTTGTCGGatcttccacctcgaacTGCACGCTTCCCAAACCGCGTCACCTGGACGAAACGTTCTTCGACAAGTGGTTCCACGGCAAGCGCActcctccttcttcgtACAACACCAATGTTGGTACGCCCACGAAAAACGGCAAGCATCTGCGCGTGCTGCACATGTCGGACATCCACATTGATCCGCGCTTCTTCGTGGGGGGTGAGGCGTCTTGCACCAACGGAAGGTGTTGTCGTGCGGACGCGTATAATTCTACTCTGAGCAGTGGTAACTTCAGGCAAGGAACGCTGCCGAAATCCAACATCTCGGAGGTTTCAAACTACTGGGGCAACTTTCATTGCGATACACCTTGgagcttgaccttgtcCACGCTGGAAGCTGTGACGCCGCTTAACGGAGGTGAGCAGGTCGACATGACTATCCATACGGGTGACATGGTGGTTCATGATCTCGCGCAGTACATCTCTCAAGACTTGGTCAAGTACACGCATCAAAGTTTATacgattcgattcgtgCCATGCTCGGTAAAGGGCCCGTGTTCAATGCGATTGGAAACCACGATTCGTCGCCCTCTGATTTCGCCTCGCAAGGAGCGTTGCCAGACGGACGATCTGATCAACTGTCTTGGGACTGGGACAATCTTGCGCGTCTCTGGGAGGCAGAAGGATGGTTCGATCATGCCGAGGCTGAACAGGTGCGCTCGCACTATGCTGGATATTCGGTTACACCGCGAAAAGGGTTGCGTATCATTGCGATCAACACGGACTTTTGGTACAAGAACAACGTATTCAACATGATACATACGCAGAATCCCGACTTTTCGGGAAGTCTTCGGTTCCTTACGGACGAGCTGTTTCACGCGGAAGAGCGCGGAGAGCGAGTTTGGATCGTGGGACACGTTTTGACTGGGTGGGATGGAAGTAATCCTCTGGACAATCCGACGAACCTCTTCTACCAGGTCGTGGATCGGTTCGCGCCGCATGTGGTTGCGCACATCTTCTTCGGCCACACACACGAGGACCAGTTCAACATCTTCTACGCTAACAATGGTACTAGCAAAGCGGCAGGCTTTGCGAAAGCGGTGAGCTTCATGGCGCCCTCGGTGACGCCTGGCAACAATGTGAACCCAGCACTGCGTATCATGCACGTAAATGCCAGCACATACGAGGTGATGGACTACCATCAGTTCTACACACCTGTCCCCACATTCGCCAATCtcgcatccacctcgcaCGGTCCCGTCTACGAGTACCTCTATTCGGCCCGCTCGGCTTATTCCAACTTCTCGGCTTCCGACGCCAACTCGTCTCATTCCATCGGAGGAGATGCCATTTGGCCGAGCAATGTGCCGCTCAATGCGACGTTCTGGGCCAAATTGACAGAAGAGATGGCGGTCAGAAagcacctcgtccagcagTTCACCGTATACCAAGGTAGAAACAGCCCCAAGAGTCCCGAGTGCACCACCGACGATTGTGTAAGTGCAAAGATCTGCTACATGCAATCAGGCTCTGCGATCTTGGGCAAACAGTGCAAACAGGGCTTTGGTTCCGTTCAATCCTAG
- a CDS encoding uncharacterized protein (related to Epoxide hydrolase 1) produces the protein MSDVGQPREFRIEFPAEDLERLQRKLDDTRLPEHEITGGLQPWEFGTDLAKLRQVLNDWKSGNPNDSHCQPVGSAGQGVKAWWRSVESELNCFPHYMVQIEGIAVHFQHFKSAIADDQAELPAIPLIFSHGWPGCFTEAFHFASKLVESRSPRFEVIVPSLPGYGFSQAPLKKGWTLQDSARVFDTLMTSVLGFKSYMAQGGDWGSLVTRFLANSPHCKIAHVNFAPPQPPLWSIPALVLEQSGYKGIAPRALKMLGYNAQEVLGLKRALEYLDQGNAYTKIQGTQPSTLGYSLYDNPVGILSWIMEKFHAWSDPRCPAFHNTQAQRFSHSRVNDQEILIVVMIYFLTNTIHTSLLPYKESMHQFQKPDWKMWEAARYKPFGFSHFPYELAAGPRSWLAKYKLNWQFYKMHDYGGHFAAL, from the coding sequence ATGTCCGACGTGGGTCAGCCTCGAGAGTTTCGCATTGAGTTTCCTGCAGAGGACCTCGAGCGTCTGCAGCGTAAGCTCGATGATACCAGACTGCCTGAGCACGAGATCACTGGCGGACTGCAGCCGTGGGAATTCGGCACAGATCTAGCCAAGCTGCGACAGGTACTCAACGACTGGAAGAGCGGTAACCCAAACGACAGTCATTGTCAGCCTGTAGGCTCGGCTGGACAGGGTGTCAAAGCATGGTGGAGGAGTGTTGAATCCGAGCTCAACTGCTTCCCGCATTACATGGTGCAAATCGAAGGTATCGCTGTGCACTTTCAACATTTCAAATCAGCCATCGCCGACGATCAAGCTGAATTGCCTGCGATCCCGTTGATCTTTTCGCATGGCTGGCCAGGTTGCTTTACAGAGGCGTTCCACTTTGCCTCGAAGCTAGTCGAGTCTCGATCCCCACGTTTCGAAGTGATCGTGCCGAGCTTGCCTGGCTACGGTTTTTCGCAGGCGCCTCTCAAGAAAGGATGGACGCTTCAAGATTCCGCCAGAGTCTTCGATACACTCATGACATCCGTACTCGGCTTCAAATCGTACATGGCTCAAGGTGGCGATTGGGGCTCGTTGGTgacgcgcttcttggccaacAGCCCACACTGCAAGATTGCGCATGTCAACTTTGCCCCTCCGCAACCTCCTCTTTGGAGCATTCCAGCTTTGGTACTTGAACAGTCCGGGTACAAAGGCATAGCTCCGAGAGCGCTCAAAATGCTCGGCTACAATGCTCAGGAAGTGCTCGGACTCAAACGTGCATTAGAGTATCTTGATCAGGGAAATGCGTACACAAAAATCCAGGGCACTCAACCGTCAACACTCGGATACAGTCTGTACGACAACCCCGTTGGTATCCTCAGCTGGATCATGGAGAAGTTCCACGCGTGGTCTGATCCTCGTTGTCCCGCATTCCACAATACGCAAGCCCAACGCTTTTCACACTCGCGTGTCAACGATCAAGAGATTTTGATCGTTGTCATGATCTACTTTCTGACCAACACGATTCATACCTCTTTATTGCCGTACAAGGAGTCGATGCACCAGTTTCAGAAACCCGACTGGAAAATGTGGGAGGCTGCAAGGTACAAACCTTTTGGCTTTTCGCATTTCCCTTACGAACTTGCGGCCGGTCCTAGGAGCTGGCTTGCAAAGTATAAGCTCAATTGGCAGTTTTACAAGATGCACGACTACGGCGGTCATTTTGCTGCTCTGTGA
- a CDS encoding mitochondrial 54S ribosomal protein mL54 (related to MRPL37 - mitochondrial ribosomal protein of the large subunit): MIRTSTTSIRALCASLKHVPLSRTYATASATASSSAPSSSSNASAEAPSLPSAAPPGTVLKGVSIFKDKADPVALQDNEYPPWLFKLLDDASIASSSSLASIEMANMSKGEARAAQKRQSKILRAAQLAKEKAEAKAAERAAKAGNPATTTRASAEQEVALSPEAKRANLLSKAAQEEQARRKVLRKANKDAIKARNFVSAS; the protein is encoded by the coding sequence ATGATCCgaacgtcgacgacgtcgattCGAGCATTATGTGCTTCTCTTAAACATGTACCACTCTCGCGCACCTACGCAACTGCATcagcgacagcatcgtccTCCGCCCCTTCGTCTTCATCGAATGCTTCCGCCGAAGCGCCATCCCTAccttcagcagcacctcCGGGAACCGTACTCAAAGGCGTGTCCATCTTCAAGGACAAGGCGGACCCCGTAGCGCTTCAGGACAACGAGTATCCTCCTTGGCTGTTCAAGCTTCTGGATGACGCTTCGATagcatcctcgtcttctCTCGCTTCCATTGAGATGGCGAACATGTCGAAAGGTGAAGCACGTGCTGCACAGAAGCGTCAATCCAAGATTCTGCGTGCCGCTCAACTGGCAAAGGAAAAAGCGGAAGCAAAAGCCGCCGAACGCGCAGCAAAAGCTGGTAACCCAGCGACAACAACGAGAGCTAGTGCCGAGCAGGAAGTGGCGTTGAGCCCAGAGGCAAAGCGAGCCAACTTGTTATCCAAAGCGGCGCAGGAAGAACAGGCCAGAAGAAAGGTGCTCAGAAAGGCCAATAAGGACGCCATCAAGGCTCGCAACTTTGTCAGCGCTTCCTAG
- a CDS encoding uncharacterized protein (related to Microsomal dipeptidase precursor): protein MPKVKDRKEEYDGVLPLASVKSQVGHRSSVTTKLKILFSALVLAFVVLHHSSLPSLIDAVCRSCHPGIDTRCDAASASSSSRCSNTRGHAERLLSRHPLIDGHVDVPVVARYRYGNKINRIPFDQPAFPNGSYPTSGHVDIPRLRAGKSGGFFWSSYVVCPNETTVGHNFEHGASDIAVRDTLEQLDVIKQMTDRYANDFGLVGSVSAARKAFRNGQMISFIGIEGAHSLGNSLFALRAYASMFTNSIPGPVRYLTLTHTCHNAFADSAGQQPARWKGLSPLAPHLIHELNRLAIVPDLSHVSDDTALQTIHVTKGPVMLSHSAARALMNIARNVPDSVLNKLASSNKDFVVMVNAYPGFIGGEADLDQYINHIDYVSDAVGRDHVGIGTDFDGIMSVPKGLEDVSKYPDLVAKLVERGWSDRELVGFVGENVLRVLEDAERVAIEMRRSAEPDNTSWKDVFGPTAPQVLE, encoded by the coding sequence ATGCCAAAAGTAAAGGATCGCAAAGAGGAATACGATGGTGTCCTGCCTCTTGCCAGCGTAAAATCTCAGGTGGGGCACAGGTCCTCAGTCACAACGAAACTCAAGATTCTGTTCAGCGCTCTTGTTCTCGCCTTTGTCGTCTTACACCACTCAAGCCTCCCATCGCTCATAGATGCTGTCTGCAGATCATGTCACCCAGGCATAGATACTCGATGTGACGCCGCAagcgcctcgtcgagctcgcggTGTAGCAACACACGGGGACACGCAGAGAGGCTTCTTTCAAGGCATCCGCTGATCGATGGACATGTTGACGTCCCGGTTGTCGCCCGGTACCGCTACGGCAACAAAATTAACCGCATTCCCTTCGATCAGCCTGCGTTCCCCAATGGCAGCTACCCAACTAGCGGTCATGTCGATATCCCGCGTCTGAGGGCCGGAAAGAGTGGAGGCTTCTTCTGGTCTTCCTATGTTGTTTGTCCAAACGAGACCACAGTCGGACACAACTTTGAGCACGGTGCGTCCGACATTGCCGTCAGAGACACTctggagcagctcgatgtgATCAAGCAGATGACCGACAGGTACGCGAACGACTTTGGACTGGTAGGTAGCGTCAGTGCGGCGAGGAAAGCGTTTAGGAATGGTCAGATGATCAGTTTTATCGGCATTGAAGGTGCACATTCGCTTGGCAACTCGCTTTTTGCACTTCGTGCATACGCGTCCATGTTCACCAACTCAATACCTGGACCGGTTCGGTATTTGACACTCACGCATACGTGTCACAATGCGTTTGCGGACAGCGCTGGACAGCAACCAGCGCGCTGGAAAGGACTTAGCCCGTTGGCTCCGCACCTGATTCACGAACTCAACCGTCTTGCGATCGTTCCCGACCTATCGCACGTCTCGGATGATACTGCTCTGCAGACCATCCATGTGACCAAAGGCCCCGTTATGCTATCTCATTCTGCCGCTAGAGCCCTGATGAACATCGCGAGAAACGTCCCCGATTCAgtgctcaacaagctcgcgTCATCGAACAAGGACTTTGTCGTCATGGTCAATGCCTATCCCGGCTTCATCGGTGGCGAAGCCGATCTCGACCAGTACATCAATCATATCGACTATGTaagcgatgctgttggTAGAGATCATGTGGGCATTGGTACCGACTTTGACGGCATCATGTCGGTGCCTAAGGGCTTAGAGGATGTGAGCAAGTATCCGGATTTGGTAGCCAAGTTGGTGGAAAGAGGATGGTCCGACCGCGAGCTGGTCGGATTTGTGGGTGAAAACGTGTTGAGAGTGCTCGAGGACGCTGAAAGAGTGGCAATAGAGATGCGAAGGAGCGCAGAGCCGGACAACACAAGTTGGAAAGATGTATTCGGCCCCACTGCGCCTCAAGTACTTGAATAA